Proteins found in one Thalassomonas actiniarum genomic segment:
- a CDS encoding DUF2149 domain-containing protein, producing MRFLEEDEELNPIVSAVNLVDVFLVIIAALLIALAQNPLNVFTEDDVTVVKNAGKPNMEVIVKKGKEIKKYQANGEIGSGEGLRAGVAYKMADGSFIYVPESVPEEGVPEGEQAQGE from the coding sequence ATGCGGTTTTTAGAAGAAGATGAAGAACTCAACCCTATTGTCAGTGCAGTGAACCTGGTGGATGTATTTTTGGTGATCATCGCCGCCTTGCTGATTGCACTGGCGCAAAACCCGCTTAATGTCTTTACCGAAGACGATGTCACCGTGGTGAAAAATGCCGGTAAGCCGAATATGGAAGTCATCGTGAAAAAAGGTAAAGAAATCAAAAAATACCAGGCCAATGGTGAAATCGGCTCAGGCGAAGGCCTGCGCGCCGGTGTCGCCTATAAAATGGCTGACGGCAGTTTTATTTACGTACCAGAAAGCGTGCCGGAAGAAGGTGTACCGGAAGGCGAGCAGGCGCAGGGGGAATAA
- a CDS encoding TonB-dependent hemoglobin/transferrin/lactoferrin family receptor produces MFKPTPKVLACVISTALFTSPGYAEIPDDTQDIAQDLEVIVISGSRTEKALKDVAGSISVVTAQDIEKQVVTDMNQLFKYAPGVEVTGSAGGAQNILVRGMGSDRVLMIKDGMRMNEGYGADGLNDIVGRGFIETDTLKQVEVAKGAASSLYGSDALGGIIVFTTKDASDYLGQGETFAGSVKTGYDNSTEQENISTTLAFAHGDFEHLLNLNYRDGKEQQNYDESEQPFSIQSDNIFYKARYNINDQDYLTFTTEHWQQESKGDSADGLLAYFRGLGQYGYQIVDENINNDKTTESYQLNYHSESGTSFYDLLNVSLYKNKTIQRDQEYGQLDINAPMFGTVEIRDMWKTSRYQQDTVGFRSNASLEVNPTHTLGYGLDIEKTQSSRLVHEYREVAGESTRDLTDEKFPKTDTSRTGIFINDEITLLDGQLTLTPGLRFDRYSMDPNGALKADGISRFSKIDENHTSFNFGALYRLSDDISLFAQYGQGFKVPAYDLAYIEHYNQASSNYIYEVIPSDDLSPEESDSYELGLRGTLGDFAFNTAIFYTKYDQFLATTLTDSESVMNNDGSFAYQHDTFQYQNIDAVTIKGIEAALNYDLSNEINVFFNASYQHGKDDETDEYIETISPLSGIAGLGYMGDKLNAELILNWANKMTKVPEGKSEIAGYGSLDLLMSYQLTDEIVVNLSATNLTDKEYIRYVNANGHSEGDSKKHLTEAGRAFAVSAKMTF; encoded by the coding sequence ATGTTTAAGCCAACACCTAAGGTGCTAGCTTGTGTTATCTCAACTGCATTGTTCACCAGCCCAGGTTATGCTGAAATACCTGACGATACTCAGGATATCGCACAGGATCTGGAAGTGATCGTCATCAGCGGCTCCCGCACCGAAAAAGCGCTTAAGGACGTTGCCGGCAGTATTTCTGTCGTCACCGCACAGGACATTGAAAAGCAAGTGGTCACGGACATGAACCAGTTATTTAAATATGCGCCAGGCGTAGAGGTTACCGGCAGTGCCGGCGGCGCCCAGAATATCCTGGTACGGGGCATGGGCAGCGATCGGGTATTGATGATCAAAGACGGCATGCGCATGAATGAAGGTTACGGCGCCGACGGCTTAAACGACATCGTCGGCCGGGGCTTTATCGAAACCGATACCTTAAAACAGGTCGAAGTTGCCAAAGGAGCCGCGTCATCCCTTTACGGCTCGGATGCCTTAGGCGGTATTATTGTTTTCACCACCAAAGATGCCAGTGACTACCTGGGCCAGGGAGAAACCTTTGCCGGTTCGGTAAAAACCGGTTACGACAACAGTACAGAGCAGGAAAATATCAGTACCACATTGGCATTTGCCCACGGCGATTTCGAGCACCTGCTCAACCTGAATTACCGCGACGGTAAAGAACAGCAAAATTATGATGAAAGCGAGCAACCGTTTTCCATCCAGTCCGACAATATTTTCTATAAAGCGAGATACAACATAAACGATCAGGATTACCTGACCTTCACCACAGAGCACTGGCAGCAAGAAAGCAAAGGCGACAGCGCCGACGGCTTGCTCGCCTATTTCCGTGGCCTGGGACAGTATGGCTACCAGATTGTTGACGAAAACATCAACAATGATAAGACCACAGAGTCTTATCAGCTCAACTACCATAGCGAAAGCGGCACAAGTTTTTATGACCTGCTCAATGTCAGCCTGTATAAGAATAAAACCATCCAAAGGGATCAGGAATACGGTCAACTGGACATCAATGCACCTATGTTCGGAACAGTGGAAATACGGGATATGTGGAAAACTTCCAGATACCAGCAAGACACTGTTGGCTTTAGGTCCAATGCCAGCCTTGAGGTTAACCCGACTCACACCCTGGGTTATGGCCTGGATATAGAAAAAACACAAAGCAGCCGCCTGGTGCACGAATACCGGGAAGTGGCCGGTGAATCCACCCGGGACTTAACCGACGAAAAATTCCCGAAAACAGATACCTCGCGCACCGGTATTTTTATCAACGATGAAATAACCCTGCTCGACGGCCAGCTCACGCTAACGCCAGGTTTAAGGTTCGACCGCTATAGCATGGATCCCAACGGGGCATTAAAAGCCGACGGTATCAGCCGTTTTTCTAAAATAGATGAAAACCATACCTCCTTTAATTTCGGCGCTCTGTACCGGTTATCGGACGATATCAGTTTATTTGCCCAATACGGCCAGGGTTTTAAGGTGCCTGCCTATGATCTGGCTTATATTGAGCATTATAACCAGGCAAGCTCCAATTATATTTATGAAGTGATCCCCAGCGACGACCTGTCACCGGAAGAAAGCGACAGCTACGAGCTGGGTTTAAGGGGCACTTTGGGTGATTTCGCCTTTAATACCGCAATTTTCTACACCAAATATGATCAATTCCTTGCCACGACCTTAACCGACAGTGAATCGGTCATGAATAACGATGGCAGCTTTGCTTACCAGCACGATACCTTCCAGTATCAAAACATTGATGCCGTCACCATTAAGGGCATAGAAGCGGCGCTGAATTATGACCTCAGTAATGAAATTAACGTCTTTTTCAATGCTTCCTACCAGCACGGCAAGGACGATGAAACCGATGAATACATCGAAACCATCAGCCCGTTATCAGGTATCGCAGGACTTGGTTATATGGGGGATAAACTCAACGCCGAGCTGATTTTAAACTGGGCCAACAAAATGACGAAAGTGCCTGAAGGCAAGTCAGAAATTGCCGGTTACGGCAGCCTGGATTTATTGATGAGTTATCAGCTTACCGATGAGATAGTGGTAAATTTATCTGCTACCAACCTCACCGATAAAGAGTATATCCGTTATGTCAATGCCAACGGACACAGCGAAGGGGATTCCAAAAAACATTTAACCGAAGCAGGCCGGGCTTTCGCCGTCAGTGCCAAAATGACTTTCTAA
- a CDS encoding MotA/TolQ/ExbB proton channel family protein: MNIQSLENIMAQLSHLLMTPVILIIVALLIYAIYALGGFFGQYSLRKKYAPIYTMQVQTGQTDWLKGYPVHNYFVNNPEASEDELEVYALKNLETLRIVTRIAPMLGLIATMIPMGPALQALADGNIQGISENLIIAFAAVIWGLVIASLTFWPASVKKRWCADELINIRKLKGRC, encoded by the coding sequence GTGAACATTCAATCACTGGAAAATATCATGGCACAGTTGTCACACTTGCTGATGACGCCGGTTATTTTAATTATCGTGGCTTTACTGATTTATGCCATTTATGCCTTGGGAGGGTTTTTCGGGCAATATTCGCTGCGTAAGAAATATGCCCCTATTTATACGATGCAGGTACAGACGGGGCAAACCGACTGGCTTAAGGGCTACCCGGTACATAATTATTTTGTCAACAATCCCGAGGCCAGTGAAGATGAGCTGGAAGTCTACGCCCTGAAAAACTTGGAAACCTTGCGCATCGTCACCCGTATCGCCCCTATGCTCGGTTTGATAGCGACCATGATCCCTATGGGACCGGCACTGCAGGCGCTGGCGGACGGTAATATCCAGGGGATCAGTGAAAACCTGATCATCGCCTTTGCCGCCGTTATCTGGGGCTTGGTGATTGCTTCATTAACCTTCTGGCCCGCCAGCGTAAAAAAACGCTGGTGTGCCGATGAATTGATCAATATCCGCAAGCTTAAGGGGAGGTGTTGA